The nucleotide window GGTCACCGTATCAATCGGATAACAACGCGCAAAAGTGGTCATATAAGACTCACCCGCGAGTTTACTCACGGCATAAGGGCTGCGCGGGCTCGGGCACATATCCTCATGTTTAGGTAGTGTGGGAGTATCCCCGTAAACACTCGATGAACCCGCATACACAACTCTTTTGACACCATACTCCACCGCTTTTTTCAGGAGGAGCAGAGTCCCCACCTCACCAGCATTTTGTGTTTCAATAGGGTCTTTGACCGAACGTGGCACGGAGGGAATGGCTGCTTGGTGGAATATCCCGTCGATACCTGCCAAGGCTTCATCGAGGGCTTTTTCTTGATTGATACTGCCTTCGACAAAACGAATACGATCCCAGACCGGGGCCAGATTCGATTTATGCCCGGTGACGAGGTTATCGAGTACAGTGACACGATAGTCGCGTGCGATGAGGTGCTCGACAATATGGGAGCCGATAAATCCGGCCCCTCCGGTTACAAGATAATGTCCCATAGGATTAAGCTTTCCAGACTTTTGGTGATTGATTGAGAGCGTTACGCGTATCGACGACGAGCCTTGCTGCCTCCGAGATCAGGGGATAATCCACGTCCTTGTGTTTTGTGGAGATCAGGACCAGGTCATAACCTTGGATCTCTGCGGATGTGACAGGCACACTTTCACGTCCGGCAAACCGGGCGTAATGTCGCGAGGGGCGGATGACCGGGATATGAGGGTCATGATAGGCGACCGCCGCGCCTAATTCTTCAAGCTTAGCCATCAACTCATAAGACGGACTCTCACGGTCATCATCCACATCGGGCTTGTAAGCCAGACCGATAATCAAAATCTTGGCGCCCTTGATCGATTTCTCCACGGAGTTTAAGGCCAAGAGGGTACGTTGGATCACATAGGCGGGCATTGCGGTATTCACTTCACCTGCCAACTCGATAAAACGTGTAGGCATCCCGTACTCGCGAGCTTTCCAAGTCAGATAAAAGGGATCAATCGGGATACAATGCCCACCCAATCCCGGGCCCGGATAAAATGGCATGAACCCAAAAGGTTTGGTCTTCGCCCCTTCGATGACCTCCCAGATATCGATCCCCATTTTTTCATATACAATCTTTAATTCATTTACCATCGCGATATTCACCGAACGGAAAATATTCTCAGTGAGTTTAATCGCCTCGGCCACCCGGCAAGAGGCTACTGGCACGATCAGGTCGATGGCCAAGCTGTAAAGTTCACACGCTTTATCCCGGCACACCGGAGTCAGGCCCCCGACGATTTTGGGGATTTGACTAGTTTTAAAGTCTTTATTACCGGGGTCTTCCCTTTCTGGGGAAAAAGCTAAATGGAAATCCTCGCCCGCTCTCAGGCCGGAATTTTTCTCCAGTATCTCCCGCAGGTCGGTATCCGTCGTCCCGGGATATGTCGTGGACTCAAGGACAACAAGCATGCCTTTTTTCAGGTGCGGAGCGATTTGCCCGCCCGTGCCGAAAACATAACTCATATCCGGCTCACGATTTGCTGTCAGCGGGGTGGGCACACAAATGATCACGGCATCACATCCACTGATGCGGGAAAAGTCCGTAGAGGCATCCGCGCGCGAGTCGTCTGCAAAACAAGCCGCAATTTGCGCGGCGGAAATGTGTTTAATATAGGATTGCCCGGCTTTCAGGGAATCAACCTTTTTGGAGTCAATATCCAGTCCGAGGACTTTTATCCCCTTTTCCGAGAATCGGAGTAGCAGGGGCAGCCCCACATATCCCAAACCCACGATTGCCACTTGTTCATATGCCATAGTCTAGGAAATGTTTAACCCTACGTTCCGCCCGGCTTCAAGCACTTTGTCCAAACGCTGGGTGTAGAGGTGTTTTTGGCGGCTGAATCCGAGCAATTTGCGGCGGCGTTCATTTAACGCCTCCTTATCTTTGATCAAATCCTTTACGATCCCTACACATTCATCGGTGGAGTGGAATGTCGGTAAGGCATATTCATCCGGAAAATCATCCGCGAGGTGTTTGCGAGGTTCGATCACGGTAAGCGCCCCGATACTGCTAAAACCATAAACACGAGCGGGCAAACCATGCGACATCCGGTCGGGTTTATCCGCGGCAGAGCCGATAGAAAGCTGGAGCCAGCAACTGCGTGCATGATTCAGCCACGTGTCCATTTTACCGTCATCCTGACTCTTGATGAATGAGATTCCCGCCTCCTCAAATGCGGTGGTGAATTCCCCCAGTAACTTTATACGTTTGGCATGTTCTTTATTCTTCGGGTTAAAATTCCCACAGAACCCGATATCATAAGTGGGAGACTCTTGCGTCACGTCGATTAACTCCACACCACAGGCGTTTGGTAGGTAAACAACGGATTTTGTCCGGGGACTATCCTCCTCGACGGCGTGTGTAAAAAAAATGTCGAAAGGCCAAAAAAGTTTTTTGATAATGGTCCAGCGGAATTCCGACAGGCCGTTATTCCAAGGGGCATCTATGTGATAGATCGAAATGATCCAACCCTTTTTTTTGAGCTGGGAAAACCAACGCGAAAAAATGCCGAGGTTTTTGAAATATTGCTTAAAACTAATCATCACCATGGCCGGAGGCTCGTTGAATAAATCATCCGTGGGTCGGTGCAGGATCTGGTGGGGATAATTCCGGCGGGCCGCCTCGATTTGAATCGCCTCCACCCCACAATTCACACGGACAGAATCAAAATTTTCCGGTAATATAAAATAAATCATGTCGTGCGGTTATCTTTCAAGCTTCCCGCGGAATTTGCAATAAACAAAGCCCACATCACCCAAAATTGTTGGGCAAATCCGGCGTTAAACAGTTGCCCCATAAAAATATTCAGCGTAAAGGCGAGTAGGCAAGAGCCGAGGGCGAGATTTACTGGACCATAACGGTTCGCCAACATCATTTTTAAAAGCAAATAGAGCGAATAACCAATCAACCCCACGATCATCACTAACCCGGGATAACCCAGCTCGAAACGCCAATTAATCCACTGGATGTGGGAGTGTCCCCTGATGCGCCCATGATCCATCGGCACTTCCACAGGGATTGGACAGTTAATTTGAGGATAAACATATTCATTCATCCGGGGTAACCAGCTGGGAATCCCATCAAAAACAATATCCCGGCCCGGGCCGAATCCGAAAAAGGGTACTACACCGGCATTATGGGCGACTTCCTGATAAGAAAATTTCCTGACTAATTCCGAATGCGTCTTTTTAAGACCCGCCATCTGGTAAAGAATGATTAATCCAAGGATGGAGGTCATCACAACGACGATAATCACGGCGGGAACAAACCTTTTCCGGAAACCTGCGGGCACAACAAAAAAAACCATTGGAATCAGTAACCCTGCCAGAACAAACTCTAAGCTCGTGATGGGCCCCATCCAGAAACAACTCGGTAAAAACCGGAAAATAATGGCCATCCCGCCCATCACCACATAAAAAACTAACAACCTCATGCGGAACCTCCCCTCCCCAGACCTCTGGCAAACTAAGACACTCAAGGCTAAAATCATGGCCGCCATAAAGCATAATTGATTCGCACGCGCCCAAGAGGACAGGGACGCCATGAACCCGCATGCAAAGGCAACCATAAAAAAGGAAAATCCCGCTCGCCCAGTGGAGAAGTGATGGTCAAAAGTAAAAACAGACAGGATCAAGGGCAGGCTCAGGAGTAAAAAACCATTCTCCCATCCATAATCCGAAAAGACCCCGCGCCACTCGGTATTATCCATGAATCGATAAACCTGCCAGCCATCAACTATCCCGTTAACCAATAACCCGGCAAAAATAGCACCTAAAATCAATTTGTAATCCAATTGCCGGGCAAATTGCACCGCACCAAGGGCCAATAAAACCGGGGCACCATAATCCGCCCACCACCGCTGTTTGGAGTACTGGAAGTCAATTGACAAAAAAAGGCTCACGGATGTGTGCAAGAAAAAGACTAGAAGGAGTAACTTTAGTCCGGTAGGAATCCCGGGCATGATTTTTTTTGTCCGGACAATATTTTCAAATGCCATCAGGATAAAAAGCACCATCAGTGCATTACGTAAACCAACAGCATTTGCCAGCGACCAAACCAGCAAAAGGCTGGCTAAAACCCAAGTAGAAAGCCGCTCAAAAGCAAATTGCTTCAATCGGCTTTGGGAAAACATGGCGGATGAGTGAAAAATTCAACGGGTGAGTGCGGTAATATTATGCCGCCCCGGATAATTTCGCCTCAAGTTCTTTCTTTGTGGTCATTCCGACGATTTGCTCGCGGACTTGTCCTTTGCTGAAAATCAATATGGTCGGTACAGCCCTGATCCCGTATTGGGCGGCGATCCCGTGGTTATTGTCGATATCGACTTTGGTGACTTTGACTAAGCCCTTTTTCTCTTCGGCGATCTGGTCGATGAGTGGGGCGAGCATTTTGCAGGGACCGCACCAGATAGCATGAAAATCAACCAATACAGGGATATCCGACTTTAAGACCTCTGCCTCAAAATTACTCTCGTTCAAAATTAATACATTTTCACTAGCCATGATAAAAAATTCCTTGTTGAAGTTACTGTTCAGGCAATCTACCTGCGACGGCCCGCCTTGCAACACTGAATTTATGTCATAACCAATTTGCCGCTTTTGCGAGGAAAAAGACCGCTGTGGCCACTGCCACGCAAGAGACACCCGCCAAAGCATCCCATATAATCGTATTTTGGGGTGCACTCTCCGCTGAAACCACCGATTTCATTTGCGGGGATGAAGCCGATGGTGTCGGGGTGGCAGGGGCGGGAAGGACTTGTGTCTGAGGAAGCCTGACCGTCGGAGCACCCGGAGCAGCGGCTGTGGGGTTTACTGCAGGTTTCACTCCTGTAGGGGCGACAGCGATGGGGGCCGCTACAGCAGAGGGAGAAGCAACCGGTCTAGGCACACTGGTTGGAGCGACTTGTGACGGTGTCATGACTGTTGCCGCAGAAGCGGCACTTGCTACACCCACGCCCGGGGTGATTTTT belongs to Verrucomicrobiota bacterium and includes:
- a CDS encoding NAD-dependent epimerase/dehydratase family protein encodes the protein MGHYLVTGGAGFIGSHIVEHLIARDYRVTVLDNLVTGHKSNLAPVWDRIRFVEGSINQEKALDEALAGIDGIFHQAAIPSVPRSVKDPIETQNAGEVGTLLLLKKAVEYGVKRVVYAGSSSVYGDTPTLPKHEDMCPSPRSPYAVSKLAGESYMTTFARCYPIDTVTLRYFNIFGPRQDPDSPYSGVMAKFSTVMRAGQAPLIFGDGSQTRDFTFVDNAVEANLLSMFSDKPLEGEVMNIASGQRVSLLDVINEFNHVLGTSFTPRFEPARAGDVKDSLADLTKAARLIGYTPKVSWQEGVLRLLDSERNG
- a CDS encoding nucleotide sugar dehydrogenase, producing MAYEQVAIVGLGYVGLPLLLRFSEKGIKVLGLDIDSKKVDSLKAGQSYIKHISAAQIAACFADDSRADASTDFSRISGCDAVIICVPTPLTANREPDMSYVFGTGGQIAPHLKKGMLVVLESTTYPGTTDTDLREILEKNSGLRAGEDFHLAFSPEREDPGNKDFKTSQIPKIVGGLTPVCRDKACELYSLAIDLIVPVASCRVAEAIKLTENIFRSVNIAMVNELKIVYEKMGIDIWEVIEGAKTKPFGFMPFYPGPGLGGHCIPIDPFYLTWKAREYGMPTRFIELAGEVNTAMPAYVIQRTLLALNSVEKSIKGAKILIIGLAYKPDVDDDRESPSYELMAKLEELGAAVAYHDPHIPVIRPSRHYARFAGRESVPVTSAEIQGYDLVLISTKHKDVDYPLISEAARLVVDTRNALNQSPKVWKA
- a CDS encoding glycosyltransferase, whose amino-acid sequence is MIYFILPENFDSVRVNCGVEAIQIEAARRNYPHQILHRPTDDLFNEPPAMVMISFKQYFKNLGIFSRWFSQLKKKGWIISIYHIDAPWNNGLSEFRWTIIKKLFWPFDIFFTHAVEEDSPRTKSVVYLPNACGVELIDVTQESPTYDIGFCGNFNPKNKEHAKRIKLLGEFTTAFEEAGISFIKSQDDGKMDTWLNHARSCWLQLSIGSAADKPDRMSHGLPARVYGFSSIGALTVIEPRKHLADDFPDEYALPTFHSTDECVGIVKDLIKDKEALNERRRKLLGFSRQKHLYTQRLDKVLEAGRNVGLNIS
- the trxA gene encoding thioredoxin — protein: MASENVLILNESNFEAEVLKSDIPVLVDFHAIWCGPCKMLAPLIDQIAEEKKGLVKVTKVDIDNNHGIAAQYGIRAVPTILIFSKGQVREQIVGMTTKKELEAKLSGAA